The Bactrocera dorsalis isolate Fly_Bdor chromosome 2, ASM2337382v1, whole genome shotgun sequence region gtgttaaattaatttaagctCTAATAACATAGAATgggtaaaattataaacaaatatttttggattctAATACTGAAACCAcctttgaaattatatttctttgtaATTCATTGCTTCTGTAGTTTTACTTGTTTTGGAGTCTCAATTCCGaacattatttttgtgtttataagTATTTGGTAAACTGAaagtattaatatatatatatatatatatatatagaaatacatacatatatacaatttcgCATGCCATCGTAGACATATATAAGAATTTTAATACCACTTTTTTGTCTACAAAtacagtatatgtacatatatgtgtatattttagcAATATCTTTGGAGCCGCACGTAAAATCACTACATCTTACCTTAGCATATCAGTTTCCGCAGAACCAATTTAATTCACTGAAAACCTTAGTGGAATCACTCAATGCAACTTGTGCCTCAAATTGGGAGCTGCGTCTGTATTCGCGCGACCCACGACTAACCACAAAACAAGTACATTGCATCATTtaccattatatatgtatattttttcttgattaattcttttataataacttttctttaaaattttgtttcccttttcctctttttttttgATGCTGTTTTCAACCATTGATAATTCAAAACAACACTATTTTCGCGCTTCTGTAGGTGCACAAAGTGGTGTATCCTCATAGCCCCCATGAAATCGATGAATTGGAGTTGCGCATCGGTGactatatttatttgaatacgGATGCTGTAGACAATTCCAGCGATGGCTGGGCAGAGGGTATTTCCTGGCTAACGGGAAGTGTTGGTTACTTGCCTGTGAATTACACTGAACGAACCGCTGAATCAGACGCGTGGACACTTCACCGCGTTGTACAGTTATCTAAATCAACGACCCCATCTTTAATATCGGCTGAAGAAATTGACATTGTGGATGGTCACAGCATTTCTATTGATCACGACGAACGTGAGAAGCGCTTACATCATCAAAGTCGGTGCAACTACTTGTTTCTACATTATTAACCGTATATAGATTTGTTATCCATTTCTGTCTTATTTCAGATGTAATAGTTGCCTTGTCGCATGAATTAATAGAGGGCACTTCTTTTAATGAGGAATCCGAGAACAGTGTGGACAAATACTTACGCAAAACATTAAAACCTTGTTTAGATTTGCCACTTGTACAAGGCAATCACAATTCAATGCCAAACAGTAGTCAACTATCACAACCGCAACATATACAACATCAGTCTGAATGCATTTTACAACAAGAAACGCCCAGCTTCGAAATTAGTTCGCCACACGCAATGGAAGTGGCAAAGAAGCGAAGAGACATGGAGATAATGGTGGAGCCGATTAGTATTTCAACGCCACGTGCAGATGACACGCTTAGTAtaaattccgatcgttcaaaTGAAGTTACAAGCCTTGAGGCATCGCCGAACCAGAGTCGTAGATTATATATAATGCGACATGGTGAACGTGTTGATTTTACCTTCGGTACTTGGATACCTTATTGTTTCGATGAATTCAACAATTATGTGCGCAAAGATTTAAATATGCCTAAGAAATTACCACGAAGGTAGGTAAGACAGCAGGTCTCAAAATCATAACCCcattaaaatggaaaaactgTCTTTAGAAGCTTTACCAATAAgtaatgaataatttttgtGTGCAAAGGCAAAGATGTCCAGACGGTTGGCAAAATGATTCACCGCTCACAAACATTGGACTATATCAAGCGAAATTGACGGGTGAAGCGTTACTTGAATGCAATGCTCGCATCGACCATGTTTACTGCTCTCCAGCTTATCGCTGTGTTCAAACATGTATGAGTACATTAGAAGGTTAGAATATAGTAGTATTTAATGCTGTACTATAATAAGAATACTGTAATTCGGTACAACCTGAAACATATAGGTTTACACTTGCGTAACAAATTCAAAGTTAAACTAGAACCGGGTTTATTTGAATGGATGGCTTGGTATCCAGATGGTGTGCCAGATTGGATGAGTAAGTCAGAATTGCTAGATGCTGATTACAACATAGATGCTAGTTATCAACCTTTCATTTCTGACACTAAATTGAATGAGTGCGTCAAGGAAACCACAGAAGAGTTTTATACTCGTAATTATGAAACTTTGCGAAAAATCATTGAAACTACAAGTGAGCTATAAATCATTTAACTTTAGTGAAATAATTAACATTGACTCTTTTCATTtgaattgtttattttgtagAGGGAAACATTTTAATAGTGGCACATGCCACTACCCTTGACACGTGTACACGACAATTAATTGGTGCCGAACCACGTTCCACAAATGAATTACGCCAAGTGATACATAAAATACCATACTGCAGTTTAGGTGCTGTCGAGGAGATGGAGAACGGTGTCTGGAAATTGGTGGAACCGGAATGTTTACCGGTGACACATTCGAAAAATCCTCGATTTGAATGGAATGTACTTACTGCCACATAGTGTTCGTGCTTTGGGGAATTGTTGTTAGCCAATCATTTTACGGAAAAGCCTTTATAAATAAGGTCAAAAACATGGCTATTATTGATTATGCTAAGCGAAAAATActgattttgttatttatagGGCATGTGCcggtaaaaatatatttcattcgtaataattttcataaattagtttaatagtttttattaagtTAAGAGCGTGTGTATTTATAGTTGGGCCGGCCAGAGACAATTTACCGCCCTCGGCAAATGCCAAATTTTCCGCTTCTTCTAAGCATATTTTGCCTTAACaacaaaattcataactttccaaaatttttcaaaccattttattaaaataaatactcatATTCCAAAGGTTTAACATAATTATTTAAAGAGATGATTATTATtagtacaataaaataaaattaattatttatatttccttGCCTTTAATTTGTCAGACAAAACTACTTTACTGTTAAAAATTTGtgccacttttttatttaatgctgCAAAGCCTGGCAGTATTTTTTGACACATGGTGGAGTGTAGGTAAGTTTTGACAAGTTTTAATTGAGAACAATTGCTCTTTCCACTAGTTCCCTACAAACGAAGTGTTAGGAACACCTGTATtgccataaataaatttaaaatcataTGTATGGATTCATTTGAACAAATGTcatttaaaacaagtaaggaagggctaagttggGGCGTaaacgaacatttcatactcttacaCTTTTGCCAGGTCAAAtccagggaaataccttcaaGTGCATAAGGGAAGTTATATGTGGTCTTTGGCAAATTTTCGgttgattttatcaattttaggcACAAGGATGCACTGTAAAATAACTCACAATCGATATATGCGGCATAAAGTCAACAGGAAGTTTTAAAACTACCATAAAATCAATGAGTGGGTTTTGTCTTCGTCCCAGTTGAGAATTGATTACCCAGGAATTTCCAACAGACATCATAAGTAAtctataaaaaactttttccatCATTTGGTAGACTTCCGGTCCAATTTGTTTTGGTCTGCTATTTGGTCAGCTCGATCAACCCCTCCCATTATCTGtctttaaaatgttatttttatcaTTTCGGGCAGTCTACATTAACTTTTTTACCGTTTTGAATCTTTTTTTTCCATAGTCGACATTTCAGATCAGTGACAATTACTTACAACTGTGCTGCTTTCTCGGAAAATACATTGACCCTTGTTGAGCTTAATATTAATTACTGGCAATTTCTTACGGTTTGGCATAACAGTTCCTAACGTGGcataattcaaattttcaaggAGGTTGATACTGGTGAAGAACCGATCGAAGCATAATGTGATATCAGTTTCTTGAATTTTAGCAGCTAATTTATTAACTAGGCGTTCGCCAAGAGTTCCTTCGACAACTTCTTATTCTTTACCGCAGTAGATATAAAAGTCATAGGTATAGCCGGTATGAAAATCAAACCTAAGCCACATTTTAATGCCACGTGGGCTTCAACGGcaaatattattgtttcatAGAAAATTGGCACTTGAACTTAAAAATTGAGATTTCAGGCACTCCAACCCGTCTTCAATATAGTATAGTTTAGATGCTCTCTCTGGCTTTTCAGGtgaagcaaaatacattttgatGACAATACCTGAAATCTATCCCGGGTAATAGCTGATTTCATTGCATCGCTTCCCATAGAATAATGTTTGGACAAATACTGTATAATGGATGGTAGACGATTATATGACATAATGATCATACAACCAAGAACATTCTTCATTTCTCCAATATCCGTAGGcattagtatacatatgtatgtatgtatgtatgtatttttatgcatCGGTTTAGACTTTCgaaaaatttctattcgttCGTTAGTATATTGCGCAATACGCATAAAAAGGCtttctgtgaaaattttccTGACTATATCGTAAAGATTATCAGTCCATTTAAAACGTTGTCCTATGTCTGGAATTCGAAGGCTGCTTACTGTTTTTCTTGGGACAAAAGTCACATTGGGTGCAGACCAAATGGTATTCTAAAAACTGTATGCAGAGTTAACTTCTTGTAAGTTATCTCCTACATCCTCGTCTTGATGATCAATATGCTCAGCATCACTGCTTTCAGTAGTAGACTTCTCACCATCTGTATGCTTATATTCATCACTACTAGCACCCGAAAAGTCTTCACCTTCATCAGAAGACTCCTGACATTTTTTGTCTGTACaatagttataaaattattaattgataTAAAACGTTGCCAATAAATGTGTGCGTCGGATCCTGACTGGGACATTTTTAGCCCAACAAGAATACTGAtgagacacatacatatgtatatcccaaaaaatgtatacatacctactaataattacaaaaatacaataaaatattagtacTCACCAACTTCACAATATATCAAGAacactaacaaaattatttattaaggtTTCAGCCGATTTAGAAACAGAAAACATACAAATATCACAAAATTCACTGCGAATTATGAAATAcgcttttccatttttttactaaaaaaatccaTATGTTCAACTCCAGATGCAGCCACATACCCCCAAACCATAACAGGACTCCTATTgtggaaatacattttttccttGCGACTTTTCATTGATCTTTCTCCACATTtttcgttatcttgttgaaccaaatatattaaattttgattcgtcGGTGAACACAATGTTATCCCAAAACCAATGcggtttattaaaatattgtttagaaATCGCCG contains the following coding sequences:
- the LOC105223538 gene encoding protein UBASH3A homolog isoform X3; its protein translation is MCGWNGAHNYVPHITLVSFFKAPDESSLHLSKALKQVVDMSGPLLDRPLKLEPYLSQNFMGFFVAEDDANYMKRLSLQYVKEVSNSIISDTYEQLDAIVACFPWCGAVSSGTRCIPRSSRSISLEPHVKSLHLTLAYQFPQNQFNSLKTLVESLNATCASNWELRLYSRDPRLTTKQVHKVVYPHSPHEIDELELRIGDYIYLNTDAVDNSSDGWAEGISWLTGSVGYLPVNYTERTAESDAWTLHRVVQLSKSTTPSLISAEEIDIVDGHSISIDHDEREKRLHHQNVIVALSHELIEGTSFNEESENSVDKYLRKTLKPCLDLPLVQGNHNSMPNSSQLSQPQHIQHQSECILQQETPSFEISSPHAMEVAKKRRDMEIMVEPISISTPRADDTLSINSDRSNEVTSLEASPNQSRRLYIMRHGERVDFTFGTWIPYCFDEFNNYVRKDLNMPKKLPRRQRCPDGWQNDSPLTNIGLYQAKLTGEALLECNARIDHVYCSPAYRCVQTCMSTLEGLHLRNKFKVKLEPGLFEWMAWYPDGVPDWMSKSELLDADYNIDASYQPFISDTKLNECVKETTEEFYTRNYETLRKIIETTKGNILIVAHATTLDTCTRQLIGAEPRSTNELRQVIHKIPYCSLGAVEEMENGVWKLVEPECLPVTHSKNPRFEWNVLTAT
- the LOC105223538 gene encoding protein UBASH3A homolog isoform X2, with the protein product MAQLPPRKNLTPTRISKQHLSPLQTLLQMGFTKHRAEKALAATGNRGVQIASDWLLAHVNDSTLDENCPREYILYACPTGAFLHQLEEFWKQSRIMCGWNGAHNYVPHITLVSFFKAPDESSLHLSKALKQVVDMSGPLLDRPLKLEPYLSQNFMGFFVAEDDANYMKRLSLQYVKEVSNSTISLEPHVKSLHLTLAYQFPQNQFNSLKTLVESLNATCASNWELRLYSRDPRLTTKQVHKVVYPHSPHEIDELELRIGDYIYLNTDAVDNSSDGWAEGISWLTGSVGYLPVNYTERTAESDAWTLHRVVQLSKSTTPSLISAEEIDIVDGHSISIDHDEREKRLHHQNVIVALSHELIEGTSFNEESENSVDKYLRKTLKPCLDLPLVQGNHNSMPNSSQLSQPQHIQHQSECILQQETPSFEISSPHAMEVAKKRRDMEIMVEPISISTPRADDTLSINSDRSNEVTSLEASPNQSRRLYIMRHGERVDFTFGTWIPYCFDEFNNYVRKDLNMPKKLPRRQRCPDGWQNDSPLTNIGLYQAKLTGEALLECNARIDHVYCSPAYRCVQTCMSTLEGLHLRNKFKVKLEPGLFEWMAWYPDGVPDWMSKSELLDADYNIDASYQPFISDTKLNECVKETTEEFYTRNYETLRKIIETTKGNILIVAHATTLDTCTRQLIGAEPRSTNELRQVIHKIPYCSLGAVEEMENGVWKLVEPECLPVTHSKNPRFEWNVLTAT
- the LOC105223538 gene encoding protein UBASH3A homolog isoform X5, translating into MVHKVVYPHSPHEIDELELRIGDYIYLNTDAVDNSSDGWAEGISWLTGSVGYLPVNYTERTAESDAWTLHRVVQLSKSTTPSLISAEEIDIVDGHSISIDHDEREKRLHHQNVIVALSHELIEGTSFNEESENSVDKYLRKTLKPCLDLPLVQGNHNSMPNSSQLSQPQHIQHQSECILQQETPSFEISSPHAMEVAKKRRDMEIMVEPISISTPRADDTLSINSDRSNEVTSLEASPNQSRRLYIMRHGERVDFTFGTWIPYCFDEFNNYVRKDLNMPKKLPRRQRCPDGWQNDSPLTNIGLYQAKLTGEALLECNARIDHVYCSPAYRCVQTCMSTLEGLHLRNKFKVKLEPGLFEWMAWYPDGVPDWMSKSELLDADYNIDASYQPFISDTKLNECVKETTEEFYTRNYETLRKIIETTKGNILIVAHATTLDTCTRQLIGAEPRSTNELRQVIHKIPYCSLGAVEEMENGVWKLVEPECLPVTHSKNPRFEWNVLTAT
- the LOC105223538 gene encoding protein UBASH3A homolog isoform X1 yields the protein MAQLPPRKNLTPTRISKQHLSPLQTLLQMGFTKHRAEKALAATGNRGVQIASDWLLAHVNDSTLDENCPREYILYACPTGAFLHQLEEFWKQSRIMCGWNGAHNYVPHITLVSFFKAPDESSLHLSKALKQVVDMSGPLLDRPLKLEPYLSQNFMGFFVAEDDANYMKRLSLQYVKEVSNSIISDTYEQLDAIVACFPWCGAVSSGTRCIPRSSRSISLEPHVKSLHLTLAYQFPQNQFNSLKTLVESLNATCASNWELRLYSRDPRLTTKQVHKVVYPHSPHEIDELELRIGDYIYLNTDAVDNSSDGWAEGISWLTGSVGYLPVNYTERTAESDAWTLHRVVQLSKSTTPSLISAEEIDIVDGHSISIDHDEREKRLHHQNVIVALSHELIEGTSFNEESENSVDKYLRKTLKPCLDLPLVQGNHNSMPNSSQLSQPQHIQHQSECILQQETPSFEISSPHAMEVAKKRRDMEIMVEPISISTPRADDTLSINSDRSNEVTSLEASPNQSRRLYIMRHGERVDFTFGTWIPYCFDEFNNYVRKDLNMPKKLPRRQRCPDGWQNDSPLTNIGLYQAKLTGEALLECNARIDHVYCSPAYRCVQTCMSTLEGLHLRNKFKVKLEPGLFEWMAWYPDGVPDWMSKSELLDADYNIDASYQPFISDTKLNECVKETTEEFYTRNYETLRKIIETTKGNILIVAHATTLDTCTRQLIGAEPRSTNELRQVIHKIPYCSLGAVEEMENGVWKLVEPECLPVTHSKNPRFEWNVLTAT
- the LOC105223538 gene encoding protein UBASH3A homolog isoform X4, giving the protein MLKRFPIQVHKVVYPHSPHEIDELELRIGDYIYLNTDAVDNSSDGWAEGISWLTGSVGYLPVNYTERTAESDAWTLHRVVQLSKSTTPSLISAEEIDIVDGHSISIDHDEREKRLHHQNVIVALSHELIEGTSFNEESENSVDKYLRKTLKPCLDLPLVQGNHNSMPNSSQLSQPQHIQHQSECILQQETPSFEISSPHAMEVAKKRRDMEIMVEPISISTPRADDTLSINSDRSNEVTSLEASPNQSRRLYIMRHGERVDFTFGTWIPYCFDEFNNYVRKDLNMPKKLPRRQRCPDGWQNDSPLTNIGLYQAKLTGEALLECNARIDHVYCSPAYRCVQTCMSTLEGLHLRNKFKVKLEPGLFEWMAWYPDGVPDWMSKSELLDADYNIDASYQPFISDTKLNECVKETTEEFYTRNYETLRKIIETTKGNILIVAHATTLDTCTRQLIGAEPRSTNELRQVIHKIPYCSLGAVEEMENGVWKLVEPECLPVTHSKNPRFEWNVLTAT